The Camelina sativa cultivar DH55 unplaced genomic scaffold, Cs unpScaffold01639, whole genome shotgun sequence genome includes the window tcatcatcatcatcatcatcatcattctccttctccatcaccTTCACCAGATTCTGACtccccttctccttctccttcaccagattctgactctccttctccttcgcCGTTTATGGATCACTCGAATAAATGCCGTAATTCACGAAATGGGGTATTCAGCCGGAAAAGAAACATATTGCGTACTTGGTTGTTTTATTCATCAATGCTTTCTCCTAGGCATAAACTCAAGTAAGTTGGTTACTCTTACATATTAATTATGGATTGATCTATGTGTATTAACTAACTTAATCATTTGAACAGTTTAAATGTTTGGCTCATAcgtatgtttttgtgttaaacCATTGATATTACAAGTTGTAGTTGTgaatctaataaaatatattttcaaacacgaaaattgaatattattatatatttcatattaaaatttatgattttttggatATAAGTATAACTAATGATTTTTTGTTCTTGGAAATTTGCGATGACAACAGACGATTGGGACAAGTTCGGCTCATGCATTAAAGAATGTTCGGAGCAATGCAAAAGGAACAACAAAAGCGATGATATATATGTCTAAATTACTAAAGAGCAAATGATTGTTTGCATGACTAAAATTACTAAAGTACTATCATTTCATAATGTTTTCGTGAGTGagatgtataataaaaatataagggatatataataataagtaNNNNNNNNNNNNNNNNNNNNNNNNNNNNNNNNNNNNNNNNNNNNNNNNNNNNNNNNNNNNNNNNNNNNNNNNNNNNNNNNNNNNNNNNNNNNNNNNNNNNNNNNNNNNNNNNNNNNNNNNNNNNNNNNNNNNNNNNNNNNNNNNNNNNNNNNNNNNNNNNNNNNNNNNNNNNNNNNNNNNNNNNNNNNNNNNNNNNNNNNNNNNNNNNNNNNNNNNNNNNNNNNNNNNNNNNNNNNNNNNNNNNNNN containing:
- the LOC109131665 gene encoding early nodulin-55-1-like, with the protein product MMNTKSVAMLMMVLMVLCEFSGTCARHHHHHHHHSPSPSPSPDSDSPSPSPSPDSDSPSPSPFMDHSNKCRNSRNGVFSRKRNILRTWLFYSSMLSPRHKLKRLGQVRLMH